Proteins encoded in a region of the Mycolicibacterium chitae genome:
- a CDS encoding DUF4307 domain-containing protein: protein MANPSEPTVVAARPESRYGKPRRGPSRTVLAVLAVLVVALGLLIAWAGYQRLGTSDVKGELASFELIDDRTVEVTLSVTREDPSQPVVCIVRGRSLDGSETGRRELLVEPSTEKTVQVRALVKTTRPPVVGDAYGCGTDIPDYLRAPW from the coding sequence ATGGCGAACCCTTCCGAGCCCACCGTCGTCGCCGCCCGTCCGGAATCCCGGTACGGCAAGCCGCGGCGCGGCCCGAGCCGCACGGTCCTCGCGGTGCTGGCGGTGCTGGTCGTCGCCCTGGGCCTGTTGATCGCGTGGGCCGGTTACCAGCGCCTGGGCACCAGCGACGTCAAGGGCGAACTCGCCAGCTTCGAACTGATCGACGATCGGACCGTCGAGGTGACCCTCAGCGTCACCCGCGAGGACCCGTCACAGCCGGTGGTCTGCATCGTGCGGGGCCGCTCGCTCGACGGTAGCGAGACCGGCCGTCGCGAACTGCTCGTCGAACCCTCGACCGAGAAGACAGTGCAGGTCAGAGCGCTGGTGAAGACCACCCGCCCGCCCGTGGTAGGCGACGCCTACGGTTGCGGAACCGACATTCCGGACTACCTTCGGGCACCGTGGTGA
- a CDS encoding (2Z,6E)-farnesyl diphosphate synthase, with protein MDIIPPRLKEPVYRLYEMRLKHDLTRSRSQLPRHIAVLCDGNRRWARDAGYDDVSVGYRMGAAKIAEMLRWCQKAGIEVTTVYLLSTENLQRDPAELAALIEIITEVVEEICAPANRWSVRTVGDLGLLGEETARRLRQAVDSTNACAQDTSFQVNVAVGYGGRQEIVEAVRGLLSKELANGVTGEALVDAVTVDAISENLYTSGQPDPDLVIRTSGEQRLSGFLLWQSAYSEMWFTEAHWPEFRRVDFLRALRDYTARHRRFGA; from the coding sequence GTGGACATCATTCCCCCGCGACTCAAAGAGCCGGTGTATCGGCTGTATGAGATGCGGCTCAAGCACGACCTGACGCGCTCGCGATCACAGCTGCCGCGCCACATCGCCGTGCTGTGCGACGGCAATCGACGTTGGGCCCGTGACGCGGGGTACGACGACGTCAGTGTCGGCTACCGGATGGGTGCGGCGAAGATCGCCGAGATGCTGCGCTGGTGCCAGAAGGCCGGCATCGAGGTGACCACGGTGTACCTGCTGTCCACCGAGAATCTGCAGCGCGACCCCGCGGAGTTGGCCGCGCTCATCGAGATCATCACCGAGGTGGTCGAGGAGATCTGCGCACCCGCCAACCGGTGGAGCGTGCGGACCGTCGGCGACCTCGGGTTGCTGGGCGAGGAGACGGCCCGCCGGCTGCGCCAGGCCGTCGACTCCACCAATGCCTGCGCGCAGGACACCTCGTTCCAGGTCAACGTCGCCGTCGGCTACGGCGGCCGGCAGGAGATCGTCGAGGCGGTGCGCGGGCTGCTGTCCAAGGAGTTGGCCAACGGCGTCACCGGCGAGGCGCTGGTCGACGCCGTCACCGTCGACGCCATCTCGGAGAATCTCTACACCTCCGGTCAGCCCGACCCGGACCTGGTGATCCGCACCTCCGGCGAGCAGCGGCTGTCGGGCTTCCTGCTGTGGCAGAGCGCGTATTCGGAGATGTGGTTCACCGAGGCGCACTGGCCGGAGTTCCGCCGGGTCGACTTCCTGCGCGCGCTGCGCGACTACACCGCCCGGCATCGGCGCTTCGGGGCCTGA
- a CDS encoding thioredoxin domain-containing protein: protein MVNRLADATSPYLRQHADNPVHWWEWTPEALAEAARRDVPILLSIGYAACHWCHVMAHESFEDDAVAAAMNAGFVCIKVDREERPDLDAVYMNATVALTGQGGWPMTCFLTPDGRPFFAGTYYPKEQFLQLLSAVEDTWRSRRDEVEQASDQISGELRKMASALPAEGPPVSAQLCDAAVAAVLADEDTVRGGFGGAPKFPPAGLLEALLRHYERTGSAQALAAVQRAGAAMARGGIHDQLAGGFARYSVDNAWVVPHFEKMLYDNALLLRAYAHWARRTADPLARRVAGQTADFLLRDLSADGMFFSSLDADADGSEGSTYVWTPEQLTAVLGPDDGRWAAEVFAVTPAGTFEGGASVLQLPADPEDTGRLRRVSAALLAARAERVQPGRDAKVVTAWNGLAITALADAAVALERPDLLEAAARCARAVLDLHLVDGRLRRAGLGGQVGDSAAILEDYAALATGLLTLYQLTAQQHWLDSAAGLIDTALAHFGDPERPGRWFDTADDAERLVLRPSDPIDGATPAGASLLAEALLTAAHLVDGGRAGRYLRAATETLAVHTPVLARAARSAGHWLAVAEAAVRGPLQIAVAVDAPDSALLAAARRLAPGGTVVVGGAVDSSELLAGRDRVGGADAAYVCRGTVCDLPVTDVRELAAALEASV from the coding sequence GTGGTCAACCGCCTGGCTGACGCCACCAGTCCCTACCTCCGCCAGCACGCCGACAACCCGGTGCACTGGTGGGAGTGGACACCGGAGGCTCTGGCCGAGGCCGCGCGCCGCGATGTGCCGATCCTGCTGTCGATCGGTTACGCCGCCTGTCACTGGTGCCACGTGATGGCCCACGAATCCTTCGAGGACGACGCGGTGGCCGCGGCGATGAACGCCGGTTTCGTGTGCATCAAGGTCGATCGCGAGGAACGCCCCGACCTCGACGCGGTCTACATGAACGCCACCGTGGCGTTGACCGGTCAGGGCGGCTGGCCCATGACCTGCTTCCTCACCCCGGACGGGCGGCCTTTCTTCGCCGGCACCTACTACCCGAAAGAGCAGTTTCTGCAGTTGCTTTCGGCGGTCGAGGACACCTGGCGTTCGCGGCGCGACGAGGTCGAACAGGCCTCCGACCAGATCTCCGGCGAGTTGCGCAAGATGGCGAGCGCGCTGCCGGCCGAGGGGCCGCCGGTGTCGGCGCAACTGTGCGATGCCGCGGTGGCCGCGGTGCTCGCCGACGAGGACACCGTGCGCGGTGGCTTCGGTGGCGCGCCGAAGTTCCCGCCGGCGGGGTTGCTGGAGGCCCTGCTGCGCCACTACGAGCGCACCGGTTCGGCGCAGGCACTCGCCGCGGTGCAGCGTGCCGGTGCGGCCATGGCGCGCGGCGGTATCCACGATCAGCTGGCCGGTGGCTTTGCCCGCTACAGCGTCGACAACGCCTGGGTGGTACCGCATTTCGAGAAGATGCTGTACGACAATGCCCTGTTGTTGCGGGCCTACGCGCACTGGGCGCGTCGCACCGCCGATCCGCTGGCGCGGCGGGTGGCCGGGCAGACCGCGGACTTCCTGCTGCGCGACCTGTCGGCCGACGGCATGTTCTTTTCCTCGCTGGACGCCGACGCCGACGGCAGCGAGGGCTCGACCTACGTGTGGACCCCCGAACAGCTGACCGCCGTCCTCGGACCCGACGACGGGCGATGGGCCGCAGAGGTTTTCGCCGTCACCCCGGCGGGCACCTTCGAAGGTGGCGCCTCGGTGCTGCAGCTGCCGGCCGACCCCGAGGACACCGGGCGACTGCGGCGGGTCAGCGCGGCGCTGCTGGCCGCCCGCGCCGAGCGCGTGCAGCCGGGCCGCGACGCCAAGGTGGTCACCGCGTGGAACGGGCTGGCCATCACCGCGCTCGCCGACGCCGCCGTCGCGCTGGAGCGTCCGGACCTGCTCGAGGCCGCGGCGCGCTGCGCCCGCGCGGTGCTGGACCTGCACCTGGTGGACGGGCGGCTGCGTCGCGCCGGCCTCGGCGGGCAGGTGGGGGACAGCGCGGCCATCCTGGAGGATTACGCGGCCCTGGCGACCGGCCTGCTGACGCTGTATCAGCTGACCGCGCAGCAACATTGGCTGGATTCGGCGGCGGGACTGATCGACACGGCGCTGGCGCATTTCGGCGATCCGGAGCGTCCGGGCCGCTGGTTCGACACCGCCGACGACGCCGAGCGACTGGTGCTGCGTCCCTCGGACCCGATCGACGGGGCCACCCCCGCCGGGGCCTCGCTGCTGGCCGAGGCGCTGCTGACCGCCGCGCATCTGGTCGACGGCGGCCGCGCCGGGCGCTATCTGCGTGCGGCCACCGAGACCCTCGCGGTGCATACCCCGGTGCTGGCGCGCGCCGCCCGCTCGGCCGGGCACTGGCTGGCGGTGGCCGAGGCCGCGGTGCGCGGTCCGCTGCAGATCGCCGTGGCCGTCGACGCGCCGGACTCCGCACTGCTGGCCGCCGCGCGCCGGCTGGCCCCGGGCGGCACCGTCGTCGTCGGCGGTGCGGTGGACTCCTCGGAACTGCTCGCGGGACGGGACCGGGTCGGCGGCGCGGACGCCGCCTACGTGTGCCGCGGGACGGTCTGCGACCTGCCGGTGACCGACGTCCGGGAACTCGCTGCCGCGCTCGAGGCGTCCGTGTAG
- a CDS encoding GOLPH3/VPS74 family protein yields the protein MAVIADELLLLLLDNAAAKPALDPSRRRRLLAAAVLLDLAYDFRLRPAAPDEPVPEGRLIAQAGPDDGNPTSSWAWQRLARRPVTPKTAVAALQRRVEDRLLTQLEHTGQLRRTPVYTKRFRRDHVWVLTDRNRALQVRSRTLAALVRDVTPTPPTAALITLLHAVDGIEELFSFDGRARRWVHHRVGEIASGSWVATDSEFAEVNLAVTAAMVCSALH from the coding sequence ATGGCCGTCATCGCCGACGAGCTGCTTTTGCTGCTGCTGGACAACGCGGCAGCCAAACCGGCTCTCGACCCGTCCCGCCGTCGACGGCTACTGGCCGCGGCGGTGCTGCTCGATCTGGCCTATGACTTTCGGCTCCGCCCGGCCGCCCCCGACGAGCCGGTGCCGGAGGGACGGTTGATCGCGCAAGCGGGTCCTGACGACGGCAACCCCACCTCAAGCTGGGCCTGGCAGCGACTGGCCCGCCGACCCGTCACCCCGAAGACCGCCGTCGCGGCGCTGCAGCGCCGGGTCGAGGACAGGCTGCTGACCCAGCTGGAGCACACCGGACAGCTGCGGCGAACACCGGTGTACACCAAGAGATTTCGTCGTGATCACGTGTGGGTGCTGACGGATCGCAACCGCGCGCTGCAGGTGCGCTCCCGCACACTCGCCGCGCTGGTTCGAGACGTCACGCCCACCCCGCCGACCGCGGCGCTGATCACCCTGCTGCACGCCGTCGACGGGATCGAGGAACTGTTCTCGTTCGACGGCCGGGCCCGACGGTGGGTGCATCATCGGGTCGGCGAAATCGCCAGTGGCAGTTGGGTTGCCACCGACAGCGAGTTCGCCGAGGTGAATCTCGCCGTCACCGCCGCGATGGTGTGCTCGGCGCTGCACTGA
- a CDS encoding nuclear transport factor 2 family protein has product MSFEPDELKAFVTRYLDTVVNGSAEDVAALYAEDATLEDPVGGGEVHIGRQAIAGFYKNTDGLEIGTELLTFRAGGHEAAFVFAITVGTMRIEPIEVMTFNSDGQITAMKAYWGPADVVQQ; this is encoded by the coding sequence ATGAGCTTTGAGCCGGACGAACTGAAGGCCTTCGTCACCCGCTACCTGGACACGGTGGTCAACGGCAGCGCCGAGGACGTCGCCGCGCTGTACGCCGAGGACGCGACCCTGGAGGATCCGGTGGGCGGCGGCGAGGTGCACATCGGGCGCCAGGCCATCGCCGGCTTCTACAAGAACACCGACGGCCTCGAGATCGGCACCGAGTTGTTGACCTTCCGCGCCGGCGGGCACGAGGCCGCGTTCGTGTTCGCGATCACCGTGGGCACCATGCGCATCGAGCCCATCGAGGTGATGACCTTCAACAGCGACGGACAGATCACGGCGATGAAGGCCTACTGGGGCCCCGCCGACGTCGTCCAGCAGTAG
- the trhA gene encoding PAQR family membrane homeostasis protein TrhA, with translation MSAPSDGKADEGLRRRAITQIDLAEDFPEAVVDGVVEFFGKPRARGWIHVYSAVVAAIAGITLVAVSWSVESTRAGIATLLYTFTSVAMFTVSGAYHRVNWKSETARKWMKRLDHSMIFIFIAGSYTPFALLALPHSDGWLLFWIVWGGALAGVALKMLWPAAPRWVGVPLYILLGWVAAWFIGPIMQGAGVAAVVLLIVGGALYSIGGVLYALKWPDPWPQTFGHHEFFHACTAVAAICHYIAMWFAVF, from the coding sequence ATGAGTGCTCCTTCCGACGGCAAGGCCGACGAGGGTCTCCGTCGCAGAGCGATCACACAAATCGATCTGGCCGAGGACTTTCCCGAGGCGGTCGTCGACGGCGTCGTCGAGTTCTTCGGCAAGCCGCGCGCCCGGGGCTGGATCCATGTGTACTCGGCCGTCGTCGCCGCCATCGCCGGCATCACCCTGGTGGCGGTGTCCTGGTCGGTCGAGTCGACGCGGGCCGGCATCGCCACCCTGCTCTACACGTTCACCAGCGTGGCGATGTTCACCGTCAGCGGCGCCTATCACCGGGTGAACTGGAAATCCGAGACCGCGCGCAAGTGGATGAAGCGCCTGGACCACTCGATGATCTTCATCTTCATCGCGGGCAGCTACACACCGTTCGCGCTGCTGGCGCTACCGCACAGCGACGGCTGGCTGCTGTTCTGGATCGTCTGGGGCGGTGCGCTGGCCGGGGTGGCGCTGAAGATGCTGTGGCCGGCGGCCCCGCGCTGGGTCGGGGTGCCGCTCTACATCCTGTTGGGCTGGGTCGCGGCGTGGTTCATCGGCCCGATCATGCAGGGCGCGGGTGTGGCCGCAGTGGTGTTGCTGATCGTGGGCGGCGCACTGTATTCGATTGGCGGCGTGCTCTATGCGCTGAAGTGGCCGGACCCGTGGCCGCAGACCTTCGGCCATCACGAGTTCTTCCACGCGTGCACCGCGGTCGCGGCGATCTGCCACTACATCGCGATGTGGTTCGCCGTCTTCTGA
- the mca gene encoding mycothiol conjugate amidase Mca — protein sequence MTELRLMAVHAHPDDESSKGAATTARYAAEGHRVMVVSLTGGERGDILNPAMDLPDVHGRIAEIRRDEMAKAAEILGVEHTWLGYVDSGLPEGDPLPPLPEGCFALVPLEEATERLVKVIREFRPHVMTTYDENGGYPHPDHIRCHQVSVAAYEAAGDHHRFPDAGEPWDVLKLYYNHGFLRQRMQLLQDEFTNHGRVGPFEKWLKHWDPDNDVFANRVTTRVECAEYFEQRDDALRAHATQIDPVGDFFTAPIEWQQRLWPTEEFELARSRVPVTLPETDLFAGIEPETKS from the coding sequence GTGACCGAACTGCGGCTGATGGCGGTGCACGCCCATCCGGACGATGAGTCCAGCAAGGGTGCTGCCACGACCGCGCGCTACGCCGCCGAGGGGCACCGGGTGATGGTCGTGTCGCTGACCGGCGGCGAGCGCGGCGACATCCTGAACCCGGCGATGGATCTGCCGGACGTGCACGGTCGCATTGCCGAGATCCGCCGTGATGAGATGGCCAAGGCCGCCGAGATCCTCGGGGTCGAACACACCTGGCTGGGATACGTAGACTCGGGACTGCCGGAAGGCGATCCGCTGCCCCCGCTGCCGGAAGGGTGTTTTGCGTTGGTGCCGCTCGAGGAAGCGACCGAGCGACTGGTCAAGGTGATCAGGGAGTTCCGCCCGCACGTGATGACCACGTACGACGAGAACGGCGGCTACCCGCACCCCGACCACATCCGCTGCCACCAGGTGTCGGTCGCGGCCTACGAGGCGGCCGGCGACCACCACCGATTCCCGGACGCCGGCGAGCCCTGGGACGTGCTCAAGCTCTACTACAACCACGGTTTCCTGCGGCAGCGGATGCAGCTGCTGCAGGACGAGTTCACCAACCACGGCCGGGTCGGCCCCTTCGAGAAGTGGCTGAAGCACTGGGACCCGGACAACGACGTGTTCGCCAACCGGGTGACCACCCGGGTCGAATGCGCGGAGTACTTCGAACAGCGTGACGACGCCCTGCGCGCGCACGCCACCCAGATCGACCCGGTGGGCGACTTCTTCACCGCCCCCATCGAGTGGCAGCAGCGGCTGTGGCCCACCGAGGAGTTCGAATTGGCGCGTTCGCGGGTCCCGGTCACCCTGCCGGAGACCGATCTGTTCGCGGGGATCGAACCGGAGACCAAATCATGA
- the greA gene encoding transcription elongation factor GreA, translating to MTDTDVTWLTQDSYDRLKAELDQLIANRPVIAAEINDRREEGDLRENGGYHAAREEQGQQEARIRQLQDLLSNAKVGEAPTQSGVALPGSVVKVYYDGDESDTETFLIGTREQGVNDGELEVYSPSSPLGGALLEAKVGETRTYTVPNGNTVKVTLISAEPYRG from the coding sequence ATGACTGATACCGACGTCACCTGGCTGACCCAGGACTCTTACGACCGGTTGAAGGCCGAGCTGGACCAGCTGATCGCCAACCGTCCCGTCATCGCGGCGGAGATCAACGACCGCCGTGAGGAGGGTGACCTCCGCGAGAACGGTGGCTATCACGCGGCCCGCGAGGAACAGGGCCAGCAGGAGGCCCGCATCCGGCAGCTGCAGGACCTGCTGAGCAACGCCAAGGTCGGCGAGGCGCCCACCCAGTCCGGCGTCGCGCTGCCCGGCTCGGTGGTCAAGGTCTACTACGACGGCGACGAGTCGGACACCGAGACCTTCCTGATCGGCACCCGCGAGCAGGGCGTCAACGACGGCGAGCTCGAGGTGTACTCCCCCAGTTCGCCGCTCGGCGGCGCGCTGCTCGAGGCGAAGGTCGGCGAGACCCGCACCTACACCGTGCCCAACGGCAACACCGTCAAGGTCACGCTGATCAGCGCCGAGCCGTACCGGGGCTGA